From Triticum urartu cultivar G1812 chromosome 2, Tu2.1, whole genome shotgun sequence, a single genomic window includes:
- the LOC125534518 gene encoding trimethyltridecatetraene synthase-like, translating into MEVPWAPSLAVLLATALFLVAVLLRHRQQARKYNIPPGPRPWPVIGNLNLIGPLPHRSIHALSARYGPLMSLRFGSFPIVVGSSLEAAEFILRTHDLAFLDRPRMACGKYTVYNFSGMLWSHYGPYWRQLRKLWLTELLSARQLRLTEHIRGEEVRAMLRDLHPSTSTGRTVVLKDRLLMVTLNVISRMVLGKRYVGEGASSASAAKPEEFRWMIEEIFFLNGAPHIGDMIPWLSWLDPQGYVSRMKRLSKMFDRFIEHVLREHNERRLQEGKAFVPMDMVDLLLQLADDPTLEVPITGDGVKASVLELIAGATDTSAVTVEWAMSELLRKPHVLAKVTEELDRVVGRDRLVAEGDISSLPYLEAVVKETMRLHPVVPLLIPRVSREHTSVAGYEIPVGTRVLVNVWAISRDPTVWGETAAEFQPERFLGSKVDVKGHDLELLPFGAGRRMCPAHGLGLKMVQLVLANLLHDYAWRLPDGVAAEALSMEEKFGISVSRMHHLHAFPEPNLLDHLYFGP; encoded by the exons ATGGAGGTACCATGGGCGCCCTCCCTCGCGGTCCTGCTGGCCACCGCCCTCTTCCTCGTGGCCGTTCTCCTTCGCCACCGGCAGCAAGCGCGCAAGTACAACATCCCGCCTGGTCCTCGGCCATGGCCGGTGATCGGCAATCTTAACCTCATAGGCCCCCTGCCACACCGCTCCATCCATGCGCTCTCGGCGCGGTATGGCCCGCTCATGTCCCTCCGGTTTGGTTCCTTCCCCATCGTCGTCGGCTCCTCCCTTGAGGCGGCCGAGTTCATCCTGAGGACGCACGACCTAGCGTTCCTCGACCGGCCCCGGATGGCCTGCGGCAAGTACACCGTGTACAACTTCTCCGGCATGCTCTGGTCACACTATGGTCCATACTGGCGCCAGCTACGCAAGCTATGGCTGACGGAGCTTCTTAGTGCGAGGCAGCTCAGGCTGACAGAGCACATCCGTGGCGAGGAGGTGCGCGCCATGCTGCGCGACCTGCATCCGAGCACCTCCACCGGGCGCACGGTGGTGCTCAAGGACCGCCTTCTCATGGTGACCCTCAACGTCATCTCGCGCATGGTGCTTGGCAAGAGGTACGTCGGTGAAGGGGCTAGCTCGGCCTCGGCGGCGAAGCCGGAGGAGTTCAGGTGGATGATCGAGGAGATCTTCTTCCTCAACGGCGCGCCTCACATCGGGGACATGATCCCGTGGCTTAGCTGGCTAGACCCGCAAGGGTACGTCAGCAGGATGAAGAGGCTGAGCAAGATGTTCGACCGATTCATCGAGCACGTGCTGCGCGAGCACAACGAGCGGCGGCTGCAAGAGGGCAAGGCGTTCGTCCCCATGGACATGGTCGACCTGCTGCTACAGCTCGCCGATGACCCCACCCTTGAGGTCCCCATTACTGGCGACGGTGTCAAGGCATCCGTTCTG GAGCTCATCGCCGGCGCCACGGACACCTCGGCCGTGACTGTGGAGTGGGCCATGTCTGAGCTCTTGAGGAAGCCCCATGTCCTCGCCAAGGTCACTGAGGAGTTGGACCGTGTGGTCGGCCGCGACCGCCTAGTCGCTGAGGGTGACATCTCCAGCCTCCCGTACCTGGAAGCCGTCGTGAAGGAGACCATGCGGCTCCACCCTGTGGTACCCCTTCTGATACCGCGGGTGTCTCGTGAGCACACGTCCGTAGCAGGCTATGAAATCCCGGTGGGCACACGCGTGCTCGTCAACGTCTGGGCTATCAGCCGGGACCCGACTGTGTGGGGGGAGACGGCCGCGGAATTTCAGCCGGAGCGGTTCCTTGGGAGCAAGGTGGATGTCAAGGGCCACGACCTGGAACTGCTACCTTTTGGTGCTGGGCGCAGGATGTGCCCAGCCCACGGCCTTGGGCTCAAGATGGTTCAGCTGGTGCTGGCAAACTTACTGCACGACTATGCGTGGAGGCTCCCCGACGGCGTGGCGGCTGAGGCGCTGAGCATGGAGGAGAAGTTTGGCATATCTGTGTCTCGCATGCACCACCTCCACGCTTTCCCTGAGCCCAATCTTTTGGATCACCTCTATTTCGGGCCATGA